Proteins from one Telopea speciosissima isolate NSW1024214 ecotype Mountain lineage chromosome 1, Tspe_v1, whole genome shotgun sequence genomic window:
- the LOC122668081 gene encoding glucan endo-1,3-beta-glucosidase — protein MSLSCENLHVLFFFFFLTFRLPFSSASSHPAVGFTISTHTAAHLPRPERVASVLRSLKIPCVRIPEPNPETIRAFTYSDISLLLSIPNSFVPEMASNKSNALRWLSHHVVPFYPRALISSISVGDDVLEPSTTDISDSLLPAIGNVYGALHQLGIHKISVSTTFSFTHIVTTAFPPSSAQFRNPIAGSLVKPLLEFLSSTNSSLLINIHPYMLYRSHPEIPIGFALFQEQPFSFRDDHTTGFRYRNLFDMMVDSVISATATVGHDRIPLIITETGWPSHGGEDERDATEDYAQKYNTGLVRHLQSGLGTPLRKEGVAETYIYELFDEDWKKGPTSERHWGVLYPNLTKKYEIEFSSSNRVLGGIIVWLERVQVSLLLALILLEFLVE, from the coding sequence ATGTCTCTCTCCTGTGAGAACCTCcatgtcctcttcttcttcttcttcctcacgttTCGTCTTCCCTTCTCCAGCGCTTCTTCACATCCAGCAGTTGGATTCACCATCTCGACTCATACAGCAGCACATCTTCCCCGTCCAGAACGCGTCGCCTCTGTCCTCCGATCACTCAAGATCCCCTGCGTGAGGATCCCGGAGCCAAACCCCGAAACAATCCGAGCTTTCACCTATTCAGATATCTCTCTGCTACTTTCCATACCTAACTCCTTCGTCCCTGAAATGGCATCCAACAAGTCAAATGCCCTCAGGTGGCTCTCCCACCATGTCGTCCCCTTCTACCCGCGCGCTctcatctcttccatctccgTCGGCGACGACGTTCTTGAACCTTCCACCACTGACATCTCTGATTCCCTTCTCCCTGCAATCGGAAACGTTTATGGAGCTCTCCACCAGCTCGGCATACACAAGATCTCTGTCTCCACCACCTTCTCCTTCACCCACATTGTAACCACCGCTTTCCCTCCCTCTTCTGCGCAGTTTCGGAACCCCATCGCTGGTTCTCTGGTGAAGCCGCTGCTTGAATTCCTGTCTTCCACCAATTCTTCGCTCTTGATCAACATCCACCCGTACATGCTGTATCGCTCGCACCCAGAGATTCCAATTGGATTTGCGTTGTTTCAAGAACAGCCCTTCAGTTTCCGTGACGACCACACGACGGGTTTTCGATACCGGAATCTCTTCGATATGATGGTCGACTCGGTCATTAGTGCGACGGCGACTGTGGGACATGATCGGATACCTCTGATCATAACGGAGACGGGATGGCCGAGTCATGGTGGAGAGGATGAACGGGACGCTACAGAGGATTATGCCCAAAAGTACAATACAGGATTGGTGAGGCATCTGCAATCAGGTCTTGGAACGCCTTTGAGGAAGGAGGGAGTTGCAGAGACTTACATTTACGAGTTGTTCGACGAGGATTGGAAGAAAGGACCCACATCAGAGCGGCATTGGGGGGTTCTGTATCCTAACTTGACCAAGAAGTATGAGATTGAGTTCTCAAGCTCCAATAGAGTTTTGGGTGGAATTATTGTTTGGCTCGAAAGGGTTCAGGTTTCTTTGTTGTTGGCGCTGATTTTGCTCGAATTTCTTGTTGAGTAA